The Pectobacterium sp. A5351 genome contains the following window.
AACGATGGCAACAAAGCGGCAGTTGGCATCATTTCATCATCGTCGGTTAACGCGCATGTATCGTGAATTAATTCAGATGAGTGATCGATGGGATGATGTTGATGGATGGGCATCTCAACGCCTTTTGGATATCGCAGAGCAAATAACGTTATTAGCACGACAAATTAACGAGACTAGTAGCAGAGGGAATAAACGTGGAAATTAATAAAGATGACTACATGACTGACCGTAAAGGTCGGTTAGTCCCAATTAGCCAGATCTCTGATTACGATCTGGCAATGGATACCTTTGTAAATGAACGAGTTGATGCAGCAGAAATTAAAAGCGCCGATTTGTCTGATTTTAAAACGCGCTCTTTTGATGAGTGCTATGCGTTCATGGATTTAGTTGCAGAAAAATATGGCCGTCAGCGCGGCGGTGTGAAGGGTAACGTGACGTTCTCCAGCTTTGACGGCAACAAGCAAATCACCATCAAAGTGCAGGAATCACTGACGTTCGGGCCGGAGCTGCACATTGCAAAAGAAATGATTGATGAGTGTGTTAAGGAGTGGTCACAAG
Protein-coding sequences here:
- a CDS encoding DUF3164 family protein codes for the protein MTDRKGRLVPISQISDYDLAMDTFVNERVDAAEIKSADLSDFKTRSFDECYAFMDLVAEKYGRQRGGVKGNVTFSSFDGNKQITIKVQESLTFGPELHIAKEMIDECVKEWSQGADEKLLALISDAFQVDKEGNLSTTRILSLRRVKIDDERWKKAMEAISESLLVAVSKTYINFRKKDNSGKLVNIPLDIAAI